In a single window of the Hypanus sabinus isolate sHypSab1 chromosome 15, sHypSab1.hap1, whole genome shotgun sequence genome:
- the LOC132405148 gene encoding uncharacterized protein LOC132405148, with product MTKISTELHVLQLEGEGEAARVEAKYIEQAEGSRDLTEVRSTLERTRLERTSDYVQYQIDRQARLPSPYVFDNFPSYEEPQRVTIASHPYEEGNLPSRLRDEVKNERTDNAPSPPQQDGGEGEVHSRTTIVSSNCTEVCGQTQSSRSCSEICLTEVYPKEAQQDITKRKVTDETLGQSVFVQTEHGNKLAQSAQDTISLKPKDTKVFRDEANNGVAPLPIREPRQRSPDNKEQAVKRFTSLRKTWKRKPEIQQRTRLAHEVLCTLMAEVTTIINAQSFLPVSSDPENPFILSPSTLLTQKAGAPPPPGDFSDKDLYTKQWRQVQALANQFWSRWRQKYLPLLQQRQKWTEPHRNLANGQNHCYIP from the coding sequence cgcgtgatctgaccgaagtaagatctactttagaaaggaccagactggaacgcacaagcgactatgtacaatatcaaatagacaggcaggctcgtctcccctctccatacgtattcgataacttccccagctacgaggaacctcagagagtcacgattgcatcacatccatacgaggaaggaaatttaccctcacggctccgtgatgaagtcaagaatgaaagaaccgacaacgctccttcacccccacaacaggacggcggggagggagaggttcactccaggacaacaattgtcagctcgaactgtacagaagtttgcggtcaaactcagtcaagccgttcttgttccgagatctgcctcactgaggtgtaccctaaagaagcacaacaagacattaccaagcgtaaagtaaccgacgagacgctaggtcagtcagttttcgttcaaaccgagcacggaaacaaacttgcacaatcagctcaagataccatttctttaaaacccaaagacaccaaggtcttcagagatgaagcaaataatggggttgccccattgccaatcagagaaccacgccagcgctcaccagataacaaagagcaggcagtcaaacggttcacgtccttacggaaaacctggaaaaggaaacctgagatacagcaacgcacccgattggcccacgaggtactgtgcaccctaatggcagaggtcacaaccattataaacgcacaatcattcctacctgtgtcttctgacccagaaaacccctttatactttcgccatcaacgctccttacgcagaaggcaggagcacctcctccaccaggagacttctcagacaaggatttgtacacaaagcaatggagacaagtccaggctctggcaaatcagttctggtcccgctggagacaaaaatatctacctttgttgcaacagagacaaaagtggacagaaccccacaggaatctggccaacggccagaatcactgttacattccctag